A region of Rhizobium grahamii DNA encodes the following proteins:
- a CDS encoding two-component system sensor histidine kinase NtrB, with the protein MTSDVPFSADQGGSSVAMAVLNAIQNPVVMVNDAGLVSFANWEAEAFFGASASHLARYKISTFIPFGSPLLALIDQVRERRAPISEYRVDLSSPRLGQDKLVDIYVAPVISEPGCVVIVFQERSMADKIDRQLTHRAAARSVTGLASMLAHEIKNPLSGIRGAAQLLEQSVIDDDRALTRLICDETDRIVSLVDRMEVFSDERPVDRVPVNIHSVLDHVKAVAKAGFARHLRITENYDPSLPSVYANRDQLVQVFLNLVKNAAEAIGDRPDGEIVLTTAYRPGIRLSVAGTREKISLPLEFCVQDNGPGVPSDLLPHLFDPFITTKTNGSGLGLALVAKIIGDHGGIIECDSQSNRTTFRVLMPASKDASLEDATIKTPTGPSR; encoded by the coding sequence ATGACATCCGATGTGCCGTTCTCTGCCGATCAGGGCGGCAGTTCAGTCGCCATGGCCGTGCTTAACGCCATTCAGAACCCCGTGGTGATGGTCAATGACGCGGGCCTTGTGTCCTTTGCGAACTGGGAAGCGGAGGCCTTCTTTGGAGCCAGCGCCTCTCATCTTGCCCGATACAAGATTTCGACCTTCATTCCTTTCGGAAGCCCGCTTCTGGCATTGATCGACCAGGTCCGCGAACGCAGAGCGCCGATCAGCGAGTATCGCGTCGATCTCAGTTCGCCTCGTTTGGGCCAGGACAAGCTGGTCGACATCTATGTCGCGCCTGTCATCAGCGAGCCCGGCTGCGTCGTGATCGTCTTCCAGGAGCGCTCGATGGCCGACAAGATCGATCGCCAGCTGACGCATCGTGCGGCCGCGCGTTCGGTAACCGGTCTTGCGTCCATGCTTGCGCACGAAATCAAGAATCCGCTGTCAGGCATTCGCGGCGCGGCCCAGCTTCTTGAGCAGTCGGTGATCGATGATGATCGGGCACTGACACGCTTGATCTGCGACGAGACCGACAGAATCGTGTCGCTTGTCGATCGCATGGAGGTCTTCTCGGATGAACGCCCTGTCGATCGCGTGCCCGTCAACATTCACTCGGTGCTCGATCATGTGAAGGCGGTGGCGAAGGCAGGATTTGCCCGTCATTTACGTATCACAGAAAACTACGATCCTTCGCTGCCCTCCGTCTATGCGAATCGCGATCAGCTCGTCCAAGTGTTTCTCAACCTCGTCAAGAACGCCGCAGAAGCGATCGGCGACCGGCCGGACGGTGAGATCGTCCTGACGACGGCTTATCGTCCAGGCATCCGCCTTTCGGTGGCGGGCACGCGTGAGAAGATCTCGTTGCCGTTGGAGTTCTGCGTGCAGGACAACGGCCCGGGTGTTCCGTCCGATCTTCTGCCGCACCTGTTTGATCCATTTATTACGACGAAGACCAACGGCAGCGGTCTGGGCCTCGCACTTGTCGCCAAGATCATTGGTGATCATGGCGGCATTATCGAGTGCGACAGCCAGAGCAATCGCACGACGTTCCGTGTTCTCATGCCTGCTTCCAAGGATGCGT
- a CDS encoding bifunctional 2-C-methyl-D-erythritol 4-phosphate cytidylyltransferase/2-C-methyl-D-erythritol 2,4-cyclodiphosphate synthase: MPQMHQKQPISAGIVVVAAGRGERAGASFEGPKQYRSIGGKPVIAHTLEMFRRWPSTTHIVVVIHPDDETLFANALSFVEDGADISTVHGGATRQQSVLAGLRALRGKDVTDVLIHDAVRPFFDLALLERIAEALSAGTPAVLPAIPVADTLKRSDENGAVVDTVPRTRLYAAQTPQSFKYNKILAAHEDAAAARKTDFTDDAAIAEWAGIPVKIVDGSVDNVKLTVKRDIAMADERLSLTALPDVRTGNGYDVHQLVPGDGVTLCGVFIPHDQTLKGHSDADVALHALTDALLATCGAGDIGDHFPPSDPQWKGAPSRIFIEHAAKIVRERGGTIMNADVSLIAEAPKVGPHRDEMRAKLSEFLGITIDRCSVKATTNETIGFVGRREGIAAIATATVVYRSL, translated from the coding sequence ATGCCGCAAATGCATCAAAAGCAACCGATATCGGCGGGGATTGTCGTGGTTGCCGCCGGCCGCGGCGAACGTGCGGGCGCGTCGTTCGAGGGCCCCAAGCAATACCGTTCGATCGGTGGAAAGCCGGTCATCGCTCATACGCTCGAGATGTTCCGGCGCTGGCCATCGACCACCCACATCGTTGTGGTCATTCATCCCGACGACGAGACTCTGTTCGCAAACGCGCTGAGCTTTGTAGAGGATGGTGCTGATATCTCTACCGTTCACGGTGGGGCGACGCGGCAGCAGTCGGTGCTTGCCGGCTTGCGTGCGTTGAGGGGCAAGGATGTAACCGACGTCCTCATCCACGATGCCGTCCGGCCATTCTTTGACCTCGCCCTGCTGGAGCGCATTGCCGAGGCGCTTTCCGCAGGTACGCCGGCCGTGCTGCCGGCAATTCCCGTTGCGGATACGCTGAAGCGGTCGGACGAGAACGGCGCTGTCGTAGATACAGTCCCGCGGACACGTCTCTATGCGGCGCAGACACCGCAATCCTTCAAGTACAATAAGATCCTCGCCGCCCATGAAGACGCGGCTGCAGCAAGGAAGACGGACTTTACCGATGACGCCGCAATCGCGGAGTGGGCCGGTATTCCGGTCAAGATCGTCGACGGCAGCGTCGACAACGTGAAACTCACAGTGAAGCGTGACATTGCAATGGCTGACGAACGACTCTCCCTCACCGCCCTTCCGGATGTGCGCACCGGCAACGGTTACGACGTCCACCAACTCGTGCCTGGCGACGGCGTGACGCTCTGCGGCGTCTTCATTCCGCACGACCAAACGCTGAAAGGCCACTCCGACGCGGACGTGGCGCTGCACGCTTTGACGGACGCGCTGCTCGCCACTTGCGGCGCCGGCGATATCGGTGATCATTTTCCGCCGTCGGATCCGCAATGGAAAGGTGCGCCGTCGCGCATCTTCATCGAGCACGCAGCAAAGATCGTACGCGAACGCGGCGGAACGATCATGAATGCCGACGTGTCGCTGATCGCCGAGGCGCCGAAGGTCGGGCCGCATCGCGACGAGATGCGCGCCAAGCTGTCCGAATTTCTTGGCATCACCATCGACCGCTGCTCGGTAAAGGCAACGACGAACGAGACGATCGGCTTCGTCGGCCGGCGCGAGGGTATCGCGGCGATCGCCACCGCGACTGTCGTCTATCGGAGCCTCTGA
- the dusB gene encoding tRNA dihydrouridine synthase DusB, which yields MKDNQLSDIDLASPLRIGNVGIRNRVVLAPMSGVTDMPFRQLAWRYGAGLVVTEMVASRELVNSTSESWARLEAAGFRPHMVQLAGREAHWMAEAAKIAADHGADIIDINMGCPAKKVIGGYSGSALMRDPDHALQLIEATVKAVDVPVTLKMRLGWDENSLNAPDIAKRAEDAGVQLITIHGRTRMQFYEGRADWDAIRAVRDVISVPLVANGDVETVQDAKEILRRSGADAVMIGRGSQGRPWHVGAIAGAKAPASADIPSIVIEHYRMMIEFYGAAVAVRHARKHLGWYLDRFAPALPQDEKAAIMTARDQKEVVERLEHAFTSTAPNTRTQEAA from the coding sequence CTGAAAGATAATCAATTGTCTGACATAGACCTCGCATCCCCTCTGCGGATCGGAAATGTAGGTATTCGCAATCGCGTCGTCCTGGCACCCATGTCCGGCGTTACAGATATGCCTTTCCGTCAGCTGGCCTGGCGTTACGGCGCTGGCCTTGTTGTCACCGAGATGGTGGCAAGTCGCGAACTCGTCAACAGCACCTCGGAATCGTGGGCGCGGCTTGAGGCCGCCGGCTTTCGGCCGCACATGGTCCAGCTTGCCGGGCGCGAGGCGCATTGGATGGCGGAGGCGGCGAAGATCGCTGCCGACCACGGCGCGGATATCATTGACATCAACATGGGATGCCCGGCGAAAAAGGTCATCGGCGGCTATTCCGGCTCAGCGTTAATGCGCGACCCTGATCATGCGCTTCAGTTGATTGAAGCGACCGTGAAGGCGGTCGACGTGCCAGTCACGTTGAAGATGCGACTGGGTTGGGACGAAAATTCGCTAAATGCGCCTGATATCGCCAAACGTGCCGAAGACGCAGGCGTTCAGTTGATCACGATCCATGGTCGGACGCGTATGCAGTTTTACGAGGGGCGTGCCGATTGGGACGCGATCCGCGCCGTCCGCGATGTCATTTCCGTACCGCTCGTCGCCAATGGCGACGTCGAAACCGTGCAGGACGCCAAGGAAATATTGCGCCGCTCGGGAGCAGACGCAGTGATGATCGGACGCGGCAGTCAGGGGCGTCCCTGGCACGTCGGCGCCATCGCGGGCGCGAAAGCACCGGCGTCGGCCGATATTCCCTCTATTGTCATCGAGCACTACCGGATGATGATCGAGTTCTACGGCGCAGCGGTTGCCGTCAGGCACGCACGCAAGCATCTCGGCTGGTATCTGGACCGCTTTGCGCCTGCGCTGCCTCAGGATGAGAAGGCGGCAATCATGACCGCGCGCGACCAGAAAGAGGTCGTCGAGCGTCTGGAGCACGCCTTTACATCCACGGCACCGAACACAAGAACGCAGGAGGCTGCATGA